In the Brucella anthropi ATCC 49188 genome, one interval contains:
- a CDS encoding DUF550 domain-containing protein, whose translation MEEAISHFRTTIEPELHSLALLCAELKIGFQASATFGPDAEGHSPTFYIYTQVTGAFPPIVGSAEFMPAVIDPQWIDGFAKWNFATFGPGLRTEGTIDHIREELVEIEAAPTDPEEWVDVLMLSLNGLTRLGLSGSEIIDAINAKFQKNLARNWPDWRIAPRDKAIKHQRADDEAQR comes from the coding sequence ATGGAAGAAGCAATCTCGCATTTCAGGACTACTATCGAACCGGAATTACATTCGCTGGCTTTGCTCTGTGCTGAACTCAAAATCGGCTTCCAAGCTTCGGCGACGTTCGGCCCTGACGCCGAAGGGCATAGCCCAACGTTCTATATCTATACGCAAGTAACAGGGGCTTTTCCCCCGATTGTCGGTTCGGCTGAGTTCATGCCTGCCGTTATTGATCCGCAATGGATCGACGGCTTTGCGAAGTGGAACTTTGCGACTTTCGGCCCCGGCCTTCGTACCGAAGGCACTATCGATCATATCCGCGAAGAGCTAGTCGAAATCGAAGCAGCGCCGACAGACCCGGAAGAGTGGGTTGACGTTCTTATGCTCTCGTTGAACGGCCTAACGCGGCTCGGCCTGAGTGGCAGCGAAATCATCGACGCGATCAACGCGAAGTTTCAGAAGAACTTGGCTCGGAATTGGCCGGACTGGCGAATAGCCCCGCGCGACAAGGCTATCAAGCACCAACGGGCCGACGATGAAGCTCAACGATAA
- a CDS encoding BrnA antitoxin family protein gives MTNNKRKAIRPLTDAEEAEIQREIAADPDAPELTDEQATQRMTFAEAVRRTRGPGKKAPKETVTLRLDPDVVEAFKADGPGWQGRVNEALRKAKKLPNRAA, from the coding sequence ATGACGAACAATAAGCGAAAGGCGATCCGACCGCTGACAGATGCGGAGGAAGCGGAAATTCAGCGGGAAATCGCCGCTGATCCCGACGCGCCGGAATTGACGGACGAACAGGCCACGCAGCGCATGACGTTCGCAGAGGCGGTTCGGCGCACACGTGGCCCCGGCAAGAAAGCTCCGAAAGAAACGGTCACGCTTCGGCTCGACCCGGACGTCGTAGAAGCCTTCAAGGCAGACGGCCCCGGCTGGCAAGGCCGGGTCAACGAAGCGCTCCGCAAGGCAAAGAAGCTTCCGAACCGGGCCGCATAG
- a CDS encoding dCTP deaminase, with translation MTILSAQSIRTRGIFKPFHERTLSNGMTFGLGPAGYDVRIAETLTLEPARRAVLASTMEHFTMPVDCAAYVKDKSTWARRFVLVQNTVIEPGWRGFLTLEISYEGQEPITIEQGSPIAQIIFHKLDEPTESPYAGKYQDQSEGAQPARLEGQ, from the coding sequence ATGACAATCCTTTCGGCTCAATCTATCCGCACGCGCGGGATCTTCAAACCCTTCCATGAGCGAACCCTAAGCAACGGCATGACCTTCGGTCTTGGCCCGGCAGGCTACGACGTTCGGATCGCGGAAACTCTAACTCTTGAACCGGCGCGCCGCGCCGTTCTAGCAAGCACCATGGAACACTTTACCATGCCGGTCGATTGCGCGGCATACGTCAAAGACAAATCGACATGGGCGCGGCGGTTCGTTCTTGTCCAGAATACGGTTATAGAACCGGGTTGGCGCGGCTTTCTTACGCTCGAAATCTCTTACGAAGGACAAGAGCCGATCACGATTGAGCAAGGTTCGCCGATTGCGCAAATCATCTTTCACAAGCTGGATGAACCTACCGAAAGCCCTTATGCCGGTAAGTATCAAGACCAGTCGGAAGGCGCGCAACCGGCACGCTTAGAAGGCCAATAA
- a CDS encoding BrnT family toxin, giving the protein MKIIWDETKRLTNLEKHKGFDFADLTTEFFDNAAIYPAKQGRLMAVGEFRGETIIATIFVLLGTEALSVISMRRASRKERKLYDEQ; this is encoded by the coding sequence ATGAAGATCATTTGGGACGAAACGAAGCGGCTTACGAACCTTGAAAAACACAAGGGGTTTGACTTTGCCGACCTGACCACAGAATTTTTTGACAACGCGGCGATTTACCCCGCGAAGCAAGGCCGCTTGATGGCGGTCGGAGAGTTCCGGGGCGAGACAATTATAGCGACGATTTTCGTCCTACTTGGAACTGAGGCGCTTTCGGTAATTTCGATGCGCCGCGCCAGCCGGAAGGAAAGGAAGTTATATGACGAACAATAA
- a CDS encoding DUF3489 domain-containing protein, protein MTNLTSVEVSKLTAIVTGGVFHRSATRTEAVNRFQRVCDEAKIASPLIFLEKPFDIASAELSVAVSTCKSQVAEAPQSQLSFEENEAEVVNFSAARSLIRSSAIDLAIATKPQPKKEAKEPKEPTKREVMLDMVCSPEGATEAEICERIGWKACATTLKRAAKAANVTLRLERQKGAKSRFFGTRP, encoded by the coding sequence ATGACGAATTTGACTTCCGTAGAAGTGTCCAAGCTCACAGCAATTGTTACCGGCGGCGTATTCCACCGCTCCGCAACTCGTACCGAAGCGGTTAATCGCTTCCAGCGCGTTTGCGACGAAGCAAAGATCGCTTCACCGCTGATCTTTCTCGAAAAGCCGTTTGATATCGCTTCCGCCGAATTGTCGGTCGCGGTTAGCACTTGCAAGTCGCAGGTCGCCGAGGCTCCGCAGTCGCAATTGTCGTTCGAAGAGAACGAAGCGGAGGTCGTCAATTTCAGCGCTGCACGCAGCCTTATTCGTTCATCCGCTATCGATCTGGCTATCGCGACCAAGCCGCAGCCAAAGAAAGAAGCCAAAGAGCCGAAGGAACCGACCAAGCGCGAAGTTATGCTTGATATGGTATGTAGTCCGGAAGGCGCTACCGAAGCCGAAATCTGCGAGCGGATCGGCTGGAAAGCCTGCGCGACGACGCTCAAGCGAGCCGCAAAGGCCGCTAACGTTACTCTTCGCCTTGAGCGCCAGAAAGGCGCGAAATCACGCTTCTTCGGCACGCGGCCATAA
- a CDS encoding DUF932 domain-containing protein yields MDAITTVEARATNTANNSFKVGNLDKGEVRTDLQKQWIARPHDQRFLSLTDLHTSVKARADRTTEIRIDTSKIEFVAPEPKTKEDLSRLSLGLPTGETVAPTHWSFGQLASLAQAPAGYLRKLPSQIVADALTYGLRYNRSNEAVKLYDTTDELLAATGPDYGRIYDAEVVEAVQQIAGNGTGDFRWKVPGVLDWNTMRYNPESPVTLDTTTLYASDRDVFIFLVDDRNPIEIGKLPSGDPDLVFRGFYITNSEVGSSALKVAAFYLRAVCCNRLMWGVEGFQEISMRHSKYAPSRFIEEARPALEGFADGSTQRLLDGVKKARATKVASNDEEMIEFLRGRKFSQKQAITILEYVEKEEGAPARTIWDVAQGISASARNIPHTDDRVEFEREARRLLDQVA; encoded by the coding sequence ATGGACGCTATTACGACGGTCGAAGCTCGCGCGACCAATACCGCGAACAACTCCTTCAAAGTTGGAAATCTCGACAAGGGCGAGGTCCGCACGGACCTGCAAAAGCAGTGGATCGCACGTCCGCATGACCAGCGTTTTCTATCTCTTACCGACCTGCATACGTCGGTTAAGGCCCGCGCGGATCGCACGACGGAAATTCGTATCGATACCAGCAAGATTGAATTTGTTGCCCCCGAACCGAAGACCAAAGAAGACCTTTCGCGCCTGTCGCTTGGCCTTCCAACTGGCGAAACCGTCGCCCCGACGCATTGGTCGTTCGGTCAACTCGCCTCGCTGGCTCAGGCCCCGGCGGGCTACCTTCGCAAGCTTCCGTCGCAGATTGTTGCCGACGCGTTGACCTACGGCTTGCGCTACAATCGTAGCAACGAAGCTGTGAAGCTCTATGACACCACGGACGAGTTGCTTGCCGCTACAGGCCCGGATTATGGCCGTATCTATGACGCGGAAGTCGTTGAAGCCGTGCAGCAAATTGCCGGAAACGGTACGGGCGATTTCCGTTGGAAAGTTCCGGGTGTCCTTGACTGGAACACGATGCGCTACAACCCGGAAAGCCCGGTAACGCTCGACACTACGACGCTTTACGCAAGCGACCGCGACGTCTTTATTTTCTTGGTCGATGATCGCAACCCAATTGAAATCGGCAAGCTGCCAAGCGGCGACCCCGATCTTGTTTTCCGTGGTTTCTATATCACGAATTCGGAAGTCGGCTCTTCGGCCTTGAAGGTCGCTGCGTTTTACCTTCGCGCGGTATGCTGCAATCGCCTTATGTGGGGCGTCGAAGGCTTCCAAGAAATTTCTATGCGCCATAGCAAGTACGCGCCGAGCCGATTTATCGAAGAAGCTCGTCCGGCTCTGGAAGGCTTCGCGGATGGGTCAACGCAACGCCTTTTGGATGGCGTCAAAAAAGCGCGTGCTACTAAAGTCGCCTCTAATGACGAAGAAATGATCGAATTTCTTCGCGGACGGAAATTCTCGCAAAAACAAGCGATTACGATCCTTGAGTATGTCGAAAAGGAAGAAGGCGCGCCCGCACGCACGATTTGGGACGTCGCGCAGGGAATTTCCGCTTCGGCTCGTAACATTCCGCATACCGATGACCGTGTTGAGTTCGAACGGGAGGCACGCCGCCTTTTAGATCAGGTGGCGTAA
- a CDS encoding ATP-binding protein, which produces MAQGNDDLGRFIVPVAGILWGNPRAGGTKTEVRFGDGRTVNPQKGTWFVHGEQTGGGVLALIERETGSKGRDAIEWLRKNGFDVEDRQPQAQAGSNRNARPAGQKKDETPIDGAKKELVKAWDYVDENGAVLFQTMRYQFRLPDGGWRMGDDDKPAKTYSQRRKPVDGEQTRDGWVYSLKDTRVVPYRLPELIEAISNGYTVFFVEGEKTADRLIDELGVPATCNPMGAGKWWEELTPYFKDADVVILPDNDPQTVNKQTGEKLFHEDGRPKFAGLDHALLVARKIKGAAKRVRLLSLPDLPLKGDAFDWIEAGGNAETLYDLANAAKAPELPAYQSKFGAVWFHQIGNQKPTRDWLIKNLILAKSFGIIYGPPGCGKSFLTSDLMLTCSAAAIDATKRPEWFSYKGRPFGVVYVVAEGREDFEIRLHAWRQEHQIPEDAVLPFVFLPTSIDMRSNDADMKKLAEEIHGLSAEMQERCGVKVEMIVIDTVARALAGGNENDSAVMGAFVINCDKLKELTGAAVAGVHHGGKEAGRGPRGHEALHGAADFEIEVAAATPDTPNTWAVRKLKAGPAGGTHRFRLRQTTVGNDNDGDPITSCIVINQEHTNAASGEKEKPKGFKVRDHEREFLSALAETIDKKGVMPPPDLAVPKDVVLVASVEDVRTLYKEQLAATEDGDDEQIETRLRQRWSRATKQMLKWKIVGSKKPWLWFTGKEVQGFRIRGVNASEPTYVSPLPDPATNNEIADDDVTALVGG; this is translated from the coding sequence ATGGCTCAAGGGAACGATGATCTAGGTCGCTTTATCGTTCCTGTTGCGGGGATACTTTGGGGTAATCCTCGCGCTGGCGGTACAAAGACCGAAGTTCGCTTCGGTGACGGTCGGACGGTCAATCCGCAAAAGGGTACTTGGTTCGTCCACGGCGAACAGACCGGCGGCGGCGTCCTTGCTCTAATTGAACGCGAAACGGGCAGTAAGGGCCGCGACGCCATTGAGTGGCTTCGCAAGAATGGCTTTGACGTCGAAGACCGCCAGCCGCAGGCGCAGGCAGGCAGCAACAGGAATGCAAGGCCAGCGGGACAGAAGAAAGACGAAACCCCGATTGACGGCGCAAAAAAAGAACTCGTTAAGGCGTGGGACTATGTAGATGAAAATGGGGCCGTCCTATTCCAAACGATGCGCTATCAGTTCCGTCTGCCGGACGGTGGATGGCGGATGGGCGACGACGACAAACCAGCCAAGACATATAGCCAGCGCCGCAAGCCGGTTGACGGTGAGCAAACGCGCGACGGATGGGTCTACAGCCTCAAGGATACTCGTGTTGTTCCTTACCGCCTGCCGGAACTGATCGAAGCAATTTCGAACGGCTATACCGTATTTTTTGTCGAAGGCGAAAAGACCGCCGACCGCTTGATCGATGAACTTGGCGTTCCGGCGACATGTAATCCGATGGGTGCCGGTAAATGGTGGGAAGAGCTAACGCCGTACTTCAAAGATGCTGACGTCGTAATCCTGCCGGATAACGATCCCCAGACCGTCAATAAGCAGACCGGCGAAAAGCTTTTCCACGAAGACGGGAGGCCGAAGTTTGCCGGGCTAGATCATGCGCTGTTAGTTGCGAGGAAGATCAAAGGAGCCGCGAAGCGGGTCCGCCTCCTGTCTTTGCCAGACTTGCCGCTTAAGGGTGACGCCTTTGACTGGATCGAAGCGGGCGGGAACGCCGAAACTCTTTATGATCTTGCAAACGCCGCCAAAGCGCCGGAGCTTCCGGCCTATCAGTCGAAATTTGGCGCGGTGTGGTTTCACCAGATCGGAAACCAAAAGCCTACTCGTGATTGGCTGATTAAAAATCTGATCCTCGCCAAGTCCTTCGGCATCATTTACGGCCCGCCCGGTTGCGGTAAGTCCTTCCTTACTTCCGATCTCATGTTGACGTGTTCAGCGGCGGCGATTGACGCAACCAAAAGGCCCGAATGGTTCAGCTACAAGGGGCGTCCTTTCGGTGTCGTCTATGTGGTCGCGGAAGGTCGCGAGGATTTTGAAATTCGCCTTCACGCTTGGCGGCAAGAACACCAGATACCCGAAGATGCTGTTCTGCCGTTCGTCTTCCTGCCTACGTCAATCGACATGCGTTCGAATGATGCGGATATGAAGAAGCTCGCCGAAGAAATCCACGGCCTTTCGGCGGAAATGCAAGAGCGCTGCGGTGTCAAAGTCGAAATGATCGTCATTGATACCGTCGCCCGTGCGCTTGCAGGTGGCAATGAAAACGATAGCGCCGTCATGGGCGCTTTCGTCATTAACTGCGACAAGCTCAAGGAACTGACCGGCGCGGCGGTCGCAGGCGTTCACCACGGCGGCAAGGAAGCCGGACGCGGACCACGCGGGCACGAAGCCTTGCACGGCGCTGCCGACTTCGAAATCGAAGTAGCGGCAGCAACGCCGGACACGCCGAACACTTGGGCCGTTCGGAAGCTCAAGGCAGGTCCAGCAGGCGGGACGCATCGCTTCCGGCTTCGCCAAACGACCGTAGGCAACGACAACGACGGCGATCCTATAACTTCCTGCATCGTCATCAATCAGGAGCATACGAACGCCGCGTCGGGCGAGAAGGAAAAGCCGAAGGGCTTCAAAGTTCGCGACCACGAACGCGAATTCCTGTCCGCCTTGGCCGAAACAATCGACAAGAAAGGCGTTATGCCCCCGCCTGATTTGGCCGTACCGAAAGATGTTGTTCTTGTGGCGAGCGTTGAAGACGTCCGAACGCTTTACAAGGAACAACTTGCAGCGACCGAAGACGGCGACGACGAACAGATCGAAACACGCCTTCGCCAACGCTGGTCACGCGCGACAAAGCAAATGCTCAAATGGAAGATCGTCGGCAGCAAAAAGCCGTGGCTTTGGTTCACCGGCAAAGAAGTGCAAGGCTTCCGTATTCGCGGCGTTAATGCCTCCGAACCGACCTACGTTTCACCCCTGCCTGATCCCGCAACAAACAACGAAATCGCAGATGACGACGTGACGGCGTTAGTCGGCGGATGA
- a CDS encoding ParB/Srx family N-terminal domain-containing protein, translated as MTSAVNNLAASAEMWAVEDLIPYARNAKKHSDNQVKKLAKSIEEFGFTMPVLVAEDGTIIAGHGRVLAAKYLALEEVPVVVARDWSEEKRRAYTIADNKLSEIGGGWDEELLKIELDNLLSEGEFSADMMGFDDKEIGKLFAEAKAPSAPEEFPSYGEDIATEHQCPKCGYQWSGKVK; from the coding sequence ATGACAAGCGCCGTCAATAACCTCGCTGCAAGCGCCGAAATGTGGGCTGTTGAAGACCTTATTCCGTATGCTCGAAACGCTAAGAAGCATTCGGATAATCAGGTCAAAAAACTAGCGAAATCTATCGAAGAATTCGGCTTCACAATGCCGGTTCTTGTAGCGGAAGACGGTACGATCATTGCAGGTCATGGCCGCGTGCTTGCTGCGAAGTATCTTGCTCTTGAAGAAGTGCCGGTCGTTGTGGCTCGCGATTGGTCGGAAGAGAAAAGACGCGCTTACACCATTGCCGATAACAAGCTTTCCGAGATTGGCGGCGGTTGGGATGAAGAGCTTCTCAAAATCGAGCTTGATAACCTTCTTTCCGAAGGTGAATTCAGCGCCGACATGATGGGCTTTGACGATAAGGAAATCGGCAAGCTTTTCGCAGAGGCGAAAGCGCCTTCCGCGCCGGAAGAGTTTCCATCTTACGGCGAGGATATTGCAACCGAACACCAGTGCCCGAAATGCGGGTATCAATGGTCAGGCAAGGTAAAGTGA
- a CDS encoding SOS response-associated peptidase: MCGRFTQTYTWAEIHAMYNLVPATPRNLQPRYNIAPTTQIGVVTQAGNDLTYSEMRWSLVPSWFKDSIKKAPFGHNARAEGVATSGMFKVPLQRQRCLIPATGFFEWTGQKGDKLPWFISAKDGRPLTFAGIYDRWRDRETGDEITSCAIITCDANSFMRGIHTRMPVILQEKNWREWLAEPRIDLLKPAPGDDLQAWRVSTNVNSSRYQGDDTMQPIAEIGTLV; encoded by the coding sequence ATGTGCGGACGATTTACGCAAACGTACACTTGGGCCGAAATCCACGCGATGTATAACCTAGTTCCGGCAACGCCTCGAAACTTGCAGCCCCGCTATAACATCGCGCCGACAACGCAAATCGGCGTTGTCACGCAAGCGGGCAACGATCTTACCTATTCAGAAATGCGCTGGTCATTGGTGCCGTCGTGGTTCAAGGACAGCATCAAGAAAGCGCCCTTTGGTCACAACGCCCGCGCGGAAGGTGTCGCCACAAGCGGCATGTTTAAAGTACCGCTACAGCGTCAAAGGTGCCTAATTCCGGCAACGGGCTTCTTCGAATGGACCGGCCAGAAAGGCGACAAATTGCCTTGGTTCATATCCGCAAAGGACGGTCGCCCGCTAACGTTTGCCGGAATTTATGACCGCTGGCGGGATCGCGAGACGGGCGACGAAATCACAAGTTGCGCAATTATAACCTGCGATGCGAATTCCTTCATGCGGGGAATTCACACCCGTATGCCGGTTATCCTGCAAGAAAAAAATTGGCGCGAATGGCTGGCTGAACCGCGCATCGATCTTTTGAAGCCAGCGCCCGGTGACGACTTGCAGGCTTGGCGTGTCTCTACGAACGTGAATTCGAGCCGATATCAAGGCGACGACACGATGCAGCCTATCGCCGAAATCGGTACACTGGTCTGA
- a CDS encoding helix-turn-helix domain-containing protein yields MSSNDSLRSRIEERVNTLGISPITLAKSAGLERGYINDLLIGRKKSIRGDKLNIVAKALQCDPEYLLLEQDEVRKHKVIEKIEFGGVCEAGVWRSASLSNQNSGKSVPIEPDPRFPHLRNIAFDVRGNSFAAEGISDGMTVAGIALDEWTQTIGPLSTGMIVVAHANRADGSEFELSLRRVSVKPNGISLSVRPTDPTLEFPSIDVGNDVKIVAVITRAVRLFLDVEAPL; encoded by the coding sequence ATGTCTTCAAATGATAGTCTTCGTTCGCGTATTGAAGAGCGTGTAAATACCCTTGGTATATCGCCGATTACGCTAGCAAAATCCGCTGGCTTAGAGCGGGGATACATTAATGATCTTTTAATAGGCAGAAAGAAGTCTATACGTGGCGACAAGCTAAATATTGTTGCTAAGGCTCTTCAATGCGACCCGGAATATTTACTATTAGAACAAGATGAAGTTCGAAAACACAAGGTGATTGAAAAGATAGAGTTTGGTGGCGTTTGTGAGGCTGGCGTATGGCGTTCCGCTAGTCTTTCCAATCAGAATAGCGGAAAATCCGTTCCAATCGAACCTGATCCGCGATTTCCTCATCTTCGGAATATTGCTTTCGATGTTCGCGGCAACAGCTTTGCCGCAGAGGGAATTAGCGATGGAATGACGGTTGCTGGTATTGCCTTAGATGAGTGGACGCAAACTATAGGCCCACTAAGCACAGGAATGATTGTCGTCGCACACGCAAATCGTGCTGATGGAAGCGAGTTTGAACTAAGCCTTCGCCGCGTTAGCGTTAAGCCAAACGGCATTAGCCTTTCGGTTCGTCCAACCGACCCAACGCTTGAATTTCCGTCAATCGACGTCGGTAACGATGTGAAAATCGTTGCCGTAATCACTCGCGCAGTTCGGCTTTTCCTTGACGTCGAAGCTCCGCTTTAA
- a CDS encoding DNA cytosine methyltransferase, which translates to MRIWIERQVGLLKDTPGARKFPGTAHEFIDCTDTPSPAIVAGRPVHIVIERDGKDRPMTSLDKPPYQVPLMSDVSAMPWNGYNVISTFAGCGGSSTGYRMAGFRVLFASEFIEAARETYLANARPGTIVDGRDIRQVTADEILAATGLKPGELDVFDGSPPCASFSTAGKREKAWGQVKKYSDSEQRVDDLFFEYARLLRQLKPKVFVAENVSGLIKGTAKGYFLEILAALKACGYRVEARLLDAQWLGVPQARQRLIFMGVREDLGLNPVFPKPLSYRYSISDALPWLTNGIAVTVEAEADIGRFAIGEEWDKLNPGGQSDRYFQLVRPDPNEPSPTITAAGGTASLAGVTHPTEKRKFSIAELRRIGGFPDDFKLTGTYAQQWERIGRAVPPVMMSHIAATVRDEILAKIGR; encoded by the coding sequence GTGCGGATTTGGATTGAGCGCCAAGTAGGCTTGCTCAAGGACACGCCGGGCGCGCGTAAGTTCCCCGGCACCGCTCATGAATTTATTGACTGCACCGATACGCCGTCACCTGCGATTGTTGCCGGTCGCCCGGTCCATATCGTTATTGAGCGCGACGGCAAGGATCGACCTATGACCAGCTTGGACAAGCCGCCGTATCAAGTACCGCTCATGAGCGACGTCAGCGCGATGCCGTGGAACGGCTATAACGTAATCTCGACTTTTGCAGGCTGTGGCGGCTCTTCAACCGGCTATCGCATGGCGGGCTTTCGTGTACTTTTCGCTTCCGAGTTTATCGAAGCCGCTCGCGAAACGTACCTTGCCAACGCGCGGCCCGGAACGATTGTTGACGGTCGCGATATCCGGCAGGTCACGGCAGACGAAATCCTTGCAGCGACCGGCCTCAAGCCGGGCGAACTTGACGTTTTCGACGGCTCGCCTCCTTGCGCGTCTTTCTCGACGGCAGGCAAGCGCGAAAAGGCGTGGGGGCAGGTAAAGAAGTATTCCGACAGTGAACAGCGCGTCGATGATCTATTCTTCGAATACGCTCGGCTTCTGCGCCAACTCAAGCCGAAGGTCTTCGTTGCGGAGAACGTCAGCGGCCTAATCAAAGGCACGGCAAAGGGCTATTTCCTCGAAATCCTTGCAGCGCTCAAGGCGTGCGGATATCGGGTTGAAGCGCGTTTGCTTGACGCTCAATGGCTTGGCGTACCGCAGGCGCGGCAGCGTCTAATCTTTATGGGCGTTCGCGAAGACCTTGGCCTAAATCCGGTCTTTCCTAAGCCTCTTTCGTATCGCTATTCGATCAGCGACGCGCTGCCATGGTTGACGAACGGAATAGCAGTTACGGTCGAAGCGGAAGCCGATATCGGGCGTTTTGCTATCGGTGAAGAATGGGACAAGCTAAATCCCGGCGGTCAATCAGATCGCTATTTTCAGCTTGTACGGCCCGACCCTAACGAACCGTCGCCGACAATTACGGCGGCGGGCGGGACGGCTTCACTCGCTGGTGTGACGCATCCGACTGAAAAGAGAAAGTTCAGTATCGCGGAGCTTCGGCGGATCGGCGGTTTTCCCGACGACTTCAAGCTAACCGGAACCTATGCGCAGCAATGGGAACGGATTGGAAGAGCGGTGCCGCCGGTAATGATGAGCCATATAGCGGCAACCGTTCGCGATGAAATTCTAGCCAAGATCGGCAGGTAA
- a CDS encoding class I SAM-dependent methyltransferase: protein MSSNSHGKTFEIPENWTFKTPEVAAAFDSHVREQLPWYDIATGIVAHVARHYVPENGTVIDVGASTGNVGRAIAKTLSDRQARLIAIDNAADMAERYQAPGEMIVSDVLAFDFQPYKPDLIVAFLALMFVPVADRAGVVRRMVNAIQPGGAVLVFDKMAARAGHLGSVIYRLTLAAKYENGAPADEIIQKELSLAGVQRPMTEAELPGFDPIFRFGDFAGFIYERPAI, encoded by the coding sequence ATGTCCAGCAATTCGCATGGAAAAACATTCGAGATACCGGAGAACTGGACTTTCAAGACGCCAGAAGTAGCAGCGGCATTTGATAGCCATGTGCGCGAACAACTGCCGTGGTACGATATCGCAACGGGTATTGTCGCTCACGTCGCCCGCCATTATGTGCCTGAAAACGGTACGGTAATTGACGTTGGAGCTTCAACCGGCAATGTCGGTCGCGCCATTGCGAAGACCCTTTCGGATCGTCAAGCTCGGTTGATTGCTATCGACAATGCTGCCGATATGGCGGAGCGTTATCAAGCCCCCGGCGAAATGATCGTTTCCGACGTTTTGGCGTTCGATTTCCAACCTTACAAGCCTGATTTGATCGTCGCCTTCTTGGCTTTGATGTTCGTTCCTGTTGCGGATCGCGCGGGCGTAGTTCGTCGGATGGTCAATGCGATCCAGCCGGGCGGTGCTGTTCTTGTCTTCGACAAGATGGCCGCGCGCGCCGGTCATTTAGGCTCAGTGATCTATCGTCTTACGCTTGCGGCAAAGTACGAAAACGGCGCTCCGGCGGACGAAATTATTCAAAAAGAACTGTCTCTGGCAGGCGTCCAAAGACCGATGACGGAAGCGGAGCTTCCCGGCTTCGATCCGATCTTCCGCTTTGGTGACTTTGCCGGATTTATCTATGAGCGACCCGCAATCTAA
- the ssb gene encoding single-stranded DNA-binding protein encodes MAGSVNKVILVGHLGADPDVRRLNSGDMVVNLRIATSESWRDKNSGERKEKTEWHTVAIFNENIGKVAEQYLKKGSKVYIEGALQTRKWQDQNGNDRYSTEIVMKQFRGELVMLGGGRDSDDEGEGRSSGGGGSRQQQSAGVRDLDDEIPF; translated from the coding sequence GTGGCAGGTAGCGTCAATAAGGTAATCTTGGTCGGGCATTTGGGCGCTGATCCGGACGTCCGCCGTCTTAACTCCGGCGATATGGTCGTCAATCTGCGTATCGCCACGTCTGAAAGCTGGCGCGATAAGAATTCAGGTGAACGTAAAGAAAAGACCGAATGGCACACGGTCGCAATCTTCAATGAGAACATCGGCAAGGTTGCCGAACAGTATTTGAAGAAGGGTTCGAAGGTCTACATTGAAGGCGCGTTGCAAACGCGCAAATGGCAGGACCAGAACGGAAACGACCGCTATTCAACCGAAATCGTCATGAAGCAATTTCGCGGCGAGCTTGTCATGCTCGGCGGCGGTCGAGATAGCGACGACGAAGGCGAAGGCCGTTCGTCAGGCGGCGGTGGAAGCCGCCAGCAGCAATCGGCTGGCGTTCGCGATCTTGACGACGAAATTCCGTTCTAG
- a CDS encoding DUF982 domain-containing protein gives MAWGKPVDVQLYGTGKYLIVTTTERAAESLLYEWPENSRGQEYQGALQACLADLEGLPNTARSSFIKAAKASCLTIRKSLQ, from the coding sequence ATGGCGTGGGGAAAACCCGTTGACGTCCAGCTATACGGGACTGGAAAGTATCTTATCGTCACTACGACCGAGCGGGCGGCGGAAAGCCTACTTTATGAGTGGCCCGAAAATAGTCGCGGCCAAGAATACCAAGGCGCGCTTCAAGCCTGCCTCGCCGATTTGGAAGGCTTGCCGAACACGGCCCGATCCTCATTTATCAAGGCTGCAAAAGCTTCTTGCCTTACTATACGAAAAAGCCTGCAATAG